The Sporosarcina luteola genome contains a region encoding:
- the fadH gene encoding 2,4-dienoyl-CoA reductase has translation MFTDKVIIVTGGSSGMGKYMAKRFADEGAQVIITGRDEDRLEDARKEIGDRAHTYQMDVRNIENVQGMVEFAEGKFGRIDGLVNNAAGNFLVHAEELSPNGWKSVIDIVLNGTFYCTSAVGNYWIKKGQKGAILNMLATYAWDAGPGVVHSAAAKAGVMSLTRTLAVEWGRKFGFRVNGIAPGPIERTGGAERLFQSEDAVKRTINSVPLGRVGKPEEIAELAAFIMSDKASYMNGEIVTLDGGQWLNQYPF, from the coding sequence CCGATGAAGGCGCACAAGTCATCATCACAGGACGGGACGAAGACAGATTGGAAGATGCGCGGAAAGAAATTGGGGACCGTGCACATACTTATCAAATGGACGTTCGCAACATTGAAAACGTACAAGGCATGGTGGAGTTTGCGGAAGGAAAATTCGGGAGAATCGATGGACTTGTAAACAATGCCGCCGGAAACTTTCTAGTCCATGCGGAAGAACTTTCTCCGAATGGATGGAAATCAGTCATTGACATCGTACTGAACGGAACCTTCTATTGTACAAGTGCAGTCGGCAATTACTGGATTAAAAAAGGGCAAAAAGGGGCTATTTTGAACATGCTTGCAACATATGCATGGGATGCGGGTCCGGGAGTTGTCCATTCGGCTGCTGCAAAGGCGGGCGTCATGTCGTTGACTCGCACGCTTGCAGTGGAATGGGGACGGAAATTCGGTTTCAGGGTGAATGGAATTGCACCTGGTCCTATCGAGCGTACAGGTGGAGCGGAACGCTTATTCCAATCTGAAGATGCGGTGAAAAGAACTATCAATTCAGTTCCACTAGGACGTGTAGGCAAACCGGAAGAAATCGCCGAACTAGCCGCGTTCATCATGTCCGACAAAGCCTCCTACATGAACGGTGAAATCGTCACACTAGACGGCGGACAGTGGTTGAATCAGTATCCGTTCTAA